In Osmia lignaria lignaria isolate PbOS001 chromosome 13, iyOsmLign1, whole genome shotgun sequence, the DNA window TCGATTTATTTCATCGGTGCTAGTTATATCAgttatatgtataaagaaatGCAGTAGtgtatggtgtatgatattttatttatgtcgTTCGTTATAATTTACAATTCtgaaattaattcattatatatttttcctttttctttactGCGATTCTCATTCTTCCGCCCTTCTGCTCCCCACTCTTGTTTTCTCCTCTCTTTTGCTTACTATCTCTCTTTGTTCTTTACGCATGTCCTTCTTTTTCTAACGTTCCTTGCAAGATGTCGAAAGTGCCAGAGGCGCTCACATGGGTAccgtataaattatttttgtcgcTACGTATATACACTACAGTAAAATAACCTACTATTGTAGACTCTACGTTTCGCATCAACTCCAGTAACTCTAACAAATACTGTTAAGATTCATGTTAGTATATTAAACATTCATTTTCTTGTCACTTCTCATTGATTATTGTTTTCTTCATGAACCATTCTTTTCCGTAGTTATTTTTAAATCACCCGCGGCGCAGAACTATACAATAAgagtttagaaaaatattttctttcaaatgattttaaatGACTAAAacgattttcttcttcatttcattattaagttgattaaaaaaatatacacttataatttcgtttaaaaaatatgttttctgacattgtatttaaatataacatatatattttttaactcCATAAAagtactatatacatatattacatcCAATTAAGTTCAGCAGTTAAGTTCAGTAGTTACTTTTtagttactttatttatttaattttgattgtttaagattataaaaaatgGCGGCGACACAACTAAACAGAGCTCGAACCATTAAGAAAGTTGAAAAACCTCGGCCGCTTAAACTCAATCAACGCCACTCGACCGTCGATGGGCGGATTACGACTGGTAATTTTTAATCAACATATGTTTATTTTCTCTAATGTGTATTATGTATTTCAAATGGTTTGTATTGACAATAATAGATTTTActtaaattatcattatatacTTTATCATCATTCATTAAGTCAGTAAATTATATTTGACAGTGGAGGACATAGTGTCCTTAATCGACAATGTTGCAATGCAACTAACTAACGGCTTCCACGACCGAACGCTGCAAATGAATGTGGTTTCAATGTATAATCACTTGAAACTTTATGCTCATCAGTTAGAAGCTATTTATAAAGGTATAATTTAAAACAAGCAGAACTTTAAATATTCCTTCAAATGATTTAGTTATATAGTATATTAATGAAGCATCGATCATTATTTCAGATCAGCTAGATAGAGCTTTTGTGGCGATCAGAAATGGAAGTCAAGACGAAAAACTAGATCTGACGACTAGGGTTCACCTGCTGGAACTTATAGAGTTAAGAGCTACTCAATGGCATCACACTGATTCCATGGATGTGTATTATACACAGAAATTATCACATCTGGATAATGTATGTTAATAATGTTTTTTATCCTATCagttaatattttatacagaaATTCAAATGGTTTAATAGGTAGAAGTAATTCCTGACACACCTACAAATGCATTATCATCTCCTATGACAACCATGAGTTCACCTACTATAACACCAATTCTAGCACCTGGTGAAGTGATAAAAAACAGTGGAAAATTTGTTAAACCTACACGTATTCCTGGAAAAAACTATTGCAAAGATGAAGTTGTTATACGTAATAGTGATTCTGGTAAAGGTAAGAAAAATTTGAAGTATACATGTTGTTAGTAATCTTTATATTATAGCAGAAATACACATAAAATTTTGTGATGTTATGTAGAATATGGcctatcttttttaattttaaataatttaatttgttattattgcATCATATTTTTGGTTCTGTTCACTGATATATTTGGTATTATGTACATTTGACACGTTTTTCACACCTATTGTAAGTAGTAAGTATTTTGTTCCTACTTCTAAATCATTTGCACAAAAATACAGTGATGGGAATAAAAGGGCGGCGGGTTCACATGATCGAAGAGCTCAGCCAGACAATCATCTCCTTCCAGCGAGGTAAACAAATAATTTGCAGATGGCTTAATAGCATCATGTTAATGCATTACAAAAATAactaattgtatattttttaatgtattttatatatcctaatattcttattacaatgattaattttaatccGAAGAAATctatttgtttttataattaTGTATCTTATCTTATTTTGCTGTATAagataatattttatgtatatcaTCACGGAAAATAACACGAATTTAAGTATTaactattttattataaatcatcaagataaattttcatttttttttcctatttctCTTAATGACATAATACAACAATAAACACGTTATCTGATCAATTTTACAATTGTGATTTGTGTTGTATCTTTTATTTgcatgaaacatttttttttacgttTTTGTGTTCAAGTATTGGTGaaagtattgtaaaatataaaaaaaggtaTTTTGCAAGAGCTTTTTACTGTATGATTTGCTCACAAAATTCTTTTTGTTGTGAAATTGTTTGTATTGTCATTATAGTTTATTATCACTAGTATGCATAGTATTTGCAGCTTGTTAAAtcacttttaaataaatatgaaatgttATGAAGAGCATTctatacatttaatacaatTGTATTTACTGCTTATAATTGCTTACCGTTTTAAAATGCATCTAAACATACTACCTTTTTTTTACAGGAAAGTTTTCATAAATTAATGAACTGTTTCTTAATGTTCTAATCCATAAATTGTCTTTTGAAGTGTTTAAATAatagtacctatatttaataaatatttattgtcaTATAATTCTgcatttttatatcatattaaCAGCAATGCAAACGAATATTTAGAGAATAAACTTCGATaacatgtataataaaatatgtcCTATTaatataccatttttttttttcgcagtAAACCCTGGAGCTAAAGAACGACTTGTCCAAATCACGGGTACTTCCGAGGACAAGATACAGTAAGTTAAATTTTTGCACATAGATTCTAACACATCCAATTtcgtatgtataatttttatttgaaatatcatcCATAACAGTTATGCGAAGGACTTGATAAAAGATACGATTCAACGAAATGCATCCCCGGTGAGATTGGAGCAAGGTGGAGGAGAAAAGGGAGCTATGGGTGGTTCGAGTTCTTCGTTAAATAGTAGCGCATCAGACGAAAGCAATCGACTGCAACAGCAACAAAGTTCTCGCTTACGAAGCGCGCTCCTCCACAGCTTCTCCACCAACGACGCCAGTATAGGCGAATATAAATATACGGTTACGGTTGGTAACCAATCACTGAAAATCACAGGATGTAATCTTGATCTTGTTAGGGTAATGATTCTTAAATATCAGAAATACAAATTACATTGTGTGCAAACAATATaggttttaattttattattggaatATTAGACTGCAAAGCTGGTACTAGATGAATACTTCTTGGGGGATGCTGAAAATTTTACAAGTGGTATAGAGTACTTCAATTTCGAAGAAGAATCTCCTTATTCGGTCTCGTCTTCCAGTACACAAAAAACACCATTAACCCCAAGTAATACAAACGAAGTAGCGCGGGAGTTAAATATGGATAGCGCTGCAACTTCAGAAAGCGAAGAAACTTATAAGCCCCGTATAATGCCTGAATCAAATCCAACTCAGGAAGGTAAAGTATCCTAAATCGGaagctatttttttttattcatttgatAAGTAGTACTAAAATACAACCGTATCAGTTCCAGAAATAAGAGAACTCACGTATGAGTTTTTGTTGCTGTGTTCAACAGGCCCTTACGCAACACGGCCACCCGCAGACTGGGCTCGTATTCAGAAGGAATGCCCCAACATTGTTCGCAAGGTATATAAATATGATACCAATGCTAATCACCTGATGTACAACAGTATTACTtactaatttttcttaataagaTGACGCAAAATTAACTCCTCAGAagttaatgatatttatgttaAATTTAACGACGTTTTCAAATTCTGCTGGAATGTTCACATGCTAAAGTAATGATAATACGTTTGTTCGCATCATCTTTAAAGTATTCGCATTAAAGTATTAATTTCCGTAATACTATTAGACAAGGAAATAGCATGGTatcattaaacaaaaaaaagttttttgcATTAATGGAAAATATTTGTGGTAAcagtatatttatttaatgatttGAACTTTTGATCAAAAAGATTTAATTTAACCATATTCGTTCTTCTCCAAATGTCGAGTTATCAGATTCATATTTGTAGCAGTTTCCACCTGCTTCTACTTATTTAAACCAAAGATTTTCATGGTATTATAAATGatgtgatatttaataattttgactAAACCCCTTCATTTTGTCAGTATTATGTAGGAAACTTGTTATATATAATAGTTGTTTTTGctattgtttaataattttatattttaaataatatatctcCCCTTGAAGTTGTTCTAATACATAAAGTATactaatatattaatacaaattaatGTATTGCATTGtattaatacaatatatttatattatgaagGGTTGTTAAGTAAGATAAGACAGTTATTTTCAGTATGTTTTCTTTCATGTTATTAAAGATAAAGAGATCTGAATGTATCGTTTTttggttttttgtttttttctttaaataatgaCGCGTAATTTACAATAGTAATGTAAACTACACACGATAACAGGAGTGTATTATGTTATGTGTGTATAATATGTGTAacgttaaattttatatttttactcgttatttttcttatttttctttatccaCATTATAATCTGTTTTGTAATTAGtagtttaatattaaatgaatttgAAGATCATGTTATTACAATGTTTTGTTGCTTTATTATTAAAAGTATTATAGAAGCAAAACAgaagtattaaattttatatacagtATAAGAAATCGTAAATGATTTATAGAgtgaatattattattgtacAACATTTTATgacgtttcaaaaataataaaacatttttactttgtattatatttttaaagatCATATAGCATGTATGTTATAACAAATCCTcgtcttttttaaaaattaaattgaatacttATGTGTTATTCCATTTAGAAGGCATGCACTTAAGTAAATCATTTAACATTTGCTTTATAAATTCAAAGCATGCTGCTTGTAACAACATATTAAGGTAAAGTaaacattattatatttaatattatatagtaTTTACCTTAACGGTGATTTATATACACATTAGTTTTTTCAACAGGAACCGATTCGCTGGTTCGAACCGGAAACATATAAAGCTAAAGTAGCAGCTGCTGGGCTTGTTACAGTATTACCACTTGGAGACGGGGAAACTGATCCAGAatgaaattaagaatttaattctTTTCGATCATCAAAAAAATTGTATGTATTAATCTGCATCGATTTTTATCTCGATGTGTTgtgataaattttgaaaaacagaCTCAGTATGATTGTTCACGAGTGAATATGCGGTACACACATAGGCTCGGAAATGGACACATAATGATCTGTGAGATAACTTCTTGTATTGCTCAATTCAATTATAGCAATAcaaattaatagaaatattgGGATAAGCCGTAATATTTATAAACTTATTAATTTTTTGCGtgtttaaatcaaaatttttctcAAAATAACTGTAATATTTTTGTAAGCATTTATGCTTTTACATTACAGTTATATGCAGAAAATTTGTAAGGTTCGCTATGAGTTGCTAACTTTACTTAATGAAATGCACGAAGTGCAGCAATACTGGTACAAGAAGTACCGCTTCGTTATACTATTAGAATTGCAACAATTCATTTAAACACTAATGAAAGACAGTAAACAGTTTTTATATTCTTAGCACGATAGATCAAACCATTGTTGATCAAATTATgtttatgaaaatgaaattttctgaaaCCTGTTCAAGACCGTGTAATAAAATTTCCATTAATAATTTGCAACATAAATTGGATAGTTTAGATGTAGAATTAatctgaaaaagaagaaaaagaatttttctgagAAACGTTTAACAATAATTCCACTAACAAATTAATAGAAATTGGTTTTATAATCAAAACTAAATTTAGTTTTATAGCGCAATTTAAATGAACATTCAAGGAATGCTTCAATATTTCGTgcgtaatatttattttgttacgcATAACAGAcgtaacaaaatatttaaagaaatagtgATTTAGCATAGTCTAGTCTATCTTTATAGTAGAAACTACCATTCTGGTAATTACTCCGCTGTGACATAATAACCAAAAACGAGATTTATTCAATCTCAAAttaagattttatattttatatattaaaataatggtaTTATGtgcagtaaataaattaattaattaataaataaattagttaATTATACAGAAAAAGATAAAAACAGAATCttctgatattgctattaatcaatttttatatatttaacgcgaagcatttttcaaattacacaTTAATTGAACAAATCAATAACATaccactttttatttataacacaCTAATGTATGATTGCAATTTTACtcgtttaattttaaatacaaaattgtatttaaacaCATTTTTATGCTTGTTAGATAAtctaaattatttgaaattctaaatctgttggtttttatcttttaatttgAGACACGagttgaaagaaaaatgtataatatttatttagtttGGAATTAAATTATACTGCACATATATGGAACGTTATATTTATATGTTTTTacatctttaatatttattacaaatttacatgattatttgatttaaattattagtaatttatttgtattaccACTAACTGCAgtaatataacattatattattgtattttgttctttaataataaatcaattaaaataaacatttcgTTCGATTCCGTTTTTCCTCAAAATACAATAATGCGTGTTCAAAATTAAACGtatcatattttaaataatttcacattacttttataaaagcttatgtacatataatgtgaaaattatgtatatttttcatttttattaatcccTAATATTTAAACGTTCAAAATGGTTGTATAAATAAATCGACTGATCATTCGGCGCTATGAGTTTTATTATTTCAGTATCTTATAGAAATGATAATATCCGAAATATACAGACACCCTCAATTTGTGCATACTCCATTGTACTAGATATCGATTGCAATTTTACTCTTTACTTAAAAGTTAAAAATGTTATTACATGTAATTTAACGTTATGTGCATAAAACGTTAATTTGATAGCAGAGGCCTACTTGCTGATTGTATTTCATTACAATATGTCatgtttattaattactaatttctataaagtaaattaaaaataatatgacatacatattcatatatatattttaaattcagtCTACTTAAACAGTGCATAAATTAATGTAGTCTGAAATACAGAGCCAGTTTCACTTGAAACAATATAATAGCCAATATATGTAGAAGAAATGAAAACGTAAATTCAGGAAAATAAAACATTGTACATCAATAAATCTCTTAATGTATTACCAAATATATATCTAAATTTTAGAAACTGGTTCTGTACTACAACAAACTATTAAATTATATGATCATTCATACAACTGGCAGTTTTGGGAGAATGGTGGTCTTCAGTTCAACCAGCTTATGTTTAAGAACGCAACATAGCATATATGATATagctttaaataaaatgaatgaacTTGCGGGTAATATTATAAAACAGCAGATACAAAGAACCACCAttctaaattatacatttacatatatCATTTTACCATATCCGTTTccttaaatatctatatataagTATGGATGTAAAAGAtcgtatatatatttatatgcataCAACATAGAGTATAGGAATATCATATCAGTGACGAGTAATTGTAACACCAAATTCAATAAAATGGAGAAATATAATTGTAAAGACTAAATATGTTTAGTATGAAACATATGCTTTATCcagaattaatatattttaagctGCCGTGAAGAAATTACTCGTCTCTGTTCCATATTCCAAGACAAATAGACAAATAGCCGAATTTAGTCTAATTATCATTTACTTATAACAGATTAAACTAAGACATTTTATATTCTCAGATATTAATACGTATTTTGAGTCCCATTAGTCATATAAATAAAGATATTCTTCATTGTTGAAGAATATCTTGTACAAAAGATTGACAgatatacattatatataataaagaatttaaaaaaatattgcaacaTATTTACGTAGTTTGGTATTAAACACGTGTTTGCATCTACTCGAATTACGTTCATCAGTTACAAATGAGATTTTCAAAAAAGAACGCAATAAGTGTTTTTAACATATAATAGCTTTTCTTTCACAGAATTTGATATTACAAGGTGATCACAAGGTTTTTAGATAtataagtattaaaaaaatgttaaggaTACACTGTGTTCACATTTATTATGATCTAAACATTGTTTTATAAAACATAAATCGCTAATAAGCGATGATCTAGTTTTTAAATACATTACTAtgtcgtaataatgattttttggGACAATTTGTTCCAATCAAGTTTACTAAActcacaatttttaatttaataacgttaatCCTAATAATTTTGCACAGAGCGCAagactaatattttataatatcataatgcataatacaaataatttcTTCAGTAATGATATCGTACATTCATAAGAAAAGTGTCAAATTAAAGGAACATAAAATTAGATGGTTGTTTGAAAAATGCGTTTTTTTATCAACTTACTATACTTTTAAATTAGCTGGCAATGTTTTTATGAATAGATCTATTTACAATGCAACAGCTTATGTTTTTTGTGTACTTCTAAATTTAGAGGTagtaaaatttttcttctaatgAAGTAACTGAGCTATATACCTCTAAATTTAGGTCACTCGAACAAATCTCGCTTGATTTTtgtaattgataattataaatttctacctagagaatttaaattttcatcaaactattaaattttcattcctaATATTTATAAGATTAATTAAACGTCTATATGCAAATACGACCGCTAAAATTTTCACGTAATGATTGCTAAGCGATCAGCACTAGACTACTACGAATATGTGTTAATTACACATTGAATATAAAGTCATTACCGAAGTTTAACGTAGTGTTCTATATAAAATATGTCCTCGCACTTTCAcatttattttttgtaaatatagaaaattatacCATTACTTTTCTTCCTGTTATTAAAACGAAAAATTCACTAAATACAATCAGTGGGAGTTTTTGTTTTGCAGAACAGTCAACCTTCTATAGGGTTAAAAGACATAATCAGGTCCTGCCATGTCTATAGCCCATCTGAATTTATCCCTTTgagttttattataaattttctcaATAGGGACGTTATTCTTCTTGCACCTAATAAtcgaaaacaaaattaaatcatGTTTCATTACTAAATAATATAgaatgttatatacatataaacaaaTGTAGGATGAAAAATTACCATGCAACACTAATTCTAGGATCTAGATAATTCAGCTTGGAAGTGCCTAATGCAATTTCTTTGTTTTCCTCCTTGTCTGTTGCTTGGACTTCCAACTTTGTCAACTGCTCCTTTAACTTGTCTAgagctttctttttcttttcatatatTCTGTAATAATAAAAGCATAATACACCATTTACATAAGCAATTAATACCGTTGTTAGTGTAATTAACTTACTCTTTTTCCTTAACAGATCCATGTTTTGCGTTACGTTTAGCATCTTTTACAGCAAGTTCTGCGTCGGCTATGGCCTGTTTTTTAGCTTCTATTTTAGTTTTAAGATTTTCCATAGATTTTGCGTGAGTTTTAGGCACTGAACGTTGATGGTTACATAGAATTGCAACTGCGCGATTTGCCCTATTGtacgataaaattttttcaGTTACTGAATCATCGGGGTTTGTTAATTTATCCAATTGTTGTTGTAACGTCCACGAAGCGTTATATGTTCTGAATACTTTAGCAGTGAGACCTTCCATCAATTCATTTAAATGTTTATTCATAACAGTTGTATTGAGACGATCAAAAAGATCGTCACTTGGTGATTTATTCTCCATAAAAAGTTGTAAGTTTTTGAATACCCTCTTTTCTACTGGCACTTCATTGTAATATCTTATAGAATCCTTACCTACAGGTGTATTTAAATTccattataatttaatattacttttaaatATACTTCTTTATCTGCTTttataaaaaggaattaaacATACCTAAGAAATCAAATACAACTACATATTCTCTTCCATCTTTTTGTTCATGCAACGAAATATGTTCCACTCGTAAGGAACAACAACCTACAGTATCAGCCTGATCTTCATCCTTTTCATTACCAGCTCTTAGAGCTAATTTATCTATAAAATATAAGGCAACAGCTCTTTGCCTTATACGCATTTCCTTGCTCTTCCAATCTTCTCTATATTCTGCACGAATTTTATCTATAGACTGAGCTAATTTTCTGGCAGTTTCATATTTTTGCCaatctttttctcctttaagTTTACTCGACGGATTAAGCATGACGTATTTCACTTGTCCTTGAATGTTCTCTGTCCAAGATGCAAGCCAAGTAACATTAGGATCATGTCGAATTTCTTTCCATTTGTGACCCGCTGGTGGCTGAGGTATTTTCGAATCTTTGGAACAATTAATGAGAATATCTTCAGGCATTACCCTTTTCTTCAGTTTGCCCATTTTAGGATGCTCACCACGACCTCTGAATAATCCGGGAGgttcaattttgaaattaccTATTTTCTCTTTATGTCCATCAATAGTACAAAAACCATAttctttttgaatttcttcattcttttcttttatcttttgcTTTTCTTCTTTTGTCATTTG includes these proteins:
- the mxt gene encoding eukaryotic translation initiation factor mextil isoform X3, with translation MAATQLNRARTIKKVEKPRPLKLNQRHSTVDGRITTVEDIVSLIDNVAMQLTNGFHDRTLQMNVVSMYNHLKLYAHQLEAIYKDQLDRAFVAIRNGSQDEKLDLTTRVHLLELIELRATQWHHTDSMDVYYTQKLSHLDNVEVIPDTPTNALSSPMTTMSSPTITPILAPGEVIKNSGKFVKPTRIPGKNYCKDEVVIRNSDSGKVMGIKGRRVHMIEELSQTIISFQRVNPGAKERLVQITGTSEDKIHYAKDLIKDTIQRNASPVRLEQGGGEKGAMGGSSSSLNSSASDESNRLQQQQSSRLRSALLHSFSTNDASIGEYKYTVTVGNQSLKITGCNLDLVRTAKLVLDEYFLGDAENFTSGIEYFNFEEESPYSVSSSSTQKTPLTPSNTNEVARELNMDSAATSESEETYKPRIMPESNPTQEVPEIRELTYEFLLLCSTGPYATRPPADWARIQKECPNIVRKHAACNNILRNRFAGSNRKHIKLK
- the mxt gene encoding eukaryotic translation initiation factor mextil isoform X1 — protein: MAATQLNRARTIKKVEKPRPLKLNQRHSTVDGRITTVEDIVSLIDNVAMQLTNGFHDRTLQMNVVSMYNHLKLYAHQLEAIYKDQLDRAFVAIRNGSQDEKLDLTTRVHLLELIELRATQWHHTDSMDVYYTQKLSHLDNVEVIPDTPTNALSSPMTTMSSPTITPILAPGEVIKNSGKFVKPTRIPGKNYCKDEVVIRNSDSGKVMGIKGRRVHMIEELSQTIISFQRVNPGAKERLVQITGTSEDKIHYAKDLIKDTIQRNASPVRLEQGGGEKGAMGGSSSSLNSSASDESNRLQQQQSSRLRSALLHSFSTNDASIGEYKYTVTVGNQSLKITGCNLDLVRTAKLVLDEYFLGDAENFTSGIEYFNFEEESPYSVSSSSTQKTPLTPSNTNEVARELNMDSAATSESEETYKPRIMPESNPTQEVPEIRELTYEFLLLCSTGPYATRPPADWARIQKECPNIVRKFFQQEPIRWFEPETYKAKVAAAGLVTVLPLGDGETDPE
- the mxt gene encoding eukaryotic translation initiation factor mextil isoform X4, which produces MAATQLNRARTIKKVEKPRPLKLNQRHSTVDGRITTVEDIVSLIDNVAMQLTNGFHDRTLQMNVVSMYNHLKLYAHQLEAIYKDQLDRAFVAIRNGSQDEKLDLTTRVHLLELIELRATQWHHTDSMDVYYTQKLSHLDNVEVIPDTPTNALSSPMTTMSSPTITPILAPGEVIKNSGKFVKPTRIPGKNYCKDEVVIRNSDSGKVNPGAKERLVQITGTSEDKIHYAKDLIKDTIQRNASPVRLEQGGGEKGAMGGSSSSLNSSASDESNRLQQQQSSRLRSALLHSFSTNDASIGEYKYTVTVGNQSLKITGCNLDLVRTAKLVLDEYFLGDAENFTSGIEYFNFEEESPYSVSSSSTQKTPLTPSNTNEVARELNMDSAATSESEETYKPRIMPESNPTQEVPEIRELTYEFLLLCSTGPYATRPPADWARIQKECPNIVRKFFQQEPIRWFEPETYKAKVAAAGLVTVLPLGDGETDPE
- the mxt gene encoding eukaryotic translation initiation factor mextil isoform X2, with the protein product MAATQLNRARTIKKVEKPRPLKLNQRHSTVDGRITTVEDIVSLIDNVAMQLTNGFHDRTLQMNVVSMYNHLKLYAHQLEAIYKDQLDRAFVAIRNGSQDEKLDLTTRVHLLELIELRATQWHHTDSMDVYYTQKLSHLDNVEVIPDTPTNALSSPMTTMSSPTITPILAPGEVIKNSGKFVKPTRIPGKNYCKDEVVIRNSDSGKVMGIKGRRVHMIEELSQTIISFQRVNPGAKERLVQITGTSEDKIHYAKDLIKDTIQRNASPVRLEQGGGEKGAMGGSSSSLNSSASDESNRLQQQQSSRLRSALLHSFSTNDASIGEYKYTVTVGNQSLKITGCNLDLVRTAKLVLDEYFLGDAENFTSGIEYFNFEEESPYSVSSSSTQKTPLTPSNTNEVARELNMDSAATSESEETYKPRIMPESNPTQEVPEIRELTYEFLLLCSTGPYATRPPADWARIQKECPNIVRKEPIRWFEPETYKAKVAAAGLVTVLPLGDGETDPE
- the mxt gene encoding eukaryotic translation initiation factor mextil isoform X5, yielding MQLTNGFHDRTLQMNVVSMYNHLKLYAHQLEAIYKDQLDRAFVAIRNGSQDEKLDLTTRVHLLELIELRATQWHHTDSMDVYYTQKLSHLDNVEVIPDTPTNALSSPMTTMSSPTITPILAPGEVIKNSGKFVKPTRIPGKNYCKDEVVIRNSDSGKVMGIKGRRVHMIEELSQTIISFQRVNPGAKERLVQITGTSEDKIHYAKDLIKDTIQRNASPVRLEQGGGEKGAMGGSSSSLNSSASDESNRLQQQQSSRLRSALLHSFSTNDASIGEYKYTVTVGNQSLKITGCNLDLVRTAKLVLDEYFLGDAENFTSGIEYFNFEEESPYSVSSSSTQKTPLTPSNTNEVARELNMDSAATSESEETYKPRIMPESNPTQEVPEIRELTYEFLLLCSTGPYATRPPADWARIQKECPNIVRKFFQQEPIRWFEPETYKAKVAAAGLVTVLPLGDGETDPE
- the Top1 gene encoding DNA topoisomerase 1 isoform X2; this encodes MIKIIKNIKAIFLNNIHINLSHKCFTSRALKKLHVLRWEEEKKNDGTKWTFLEHKGPVFAPAYEPLPPDVKFYYNGKEMKLSQDAEEVATFYARMLDHDYTTKPVFNSNFFHDWREVMTESERAKIEDLSKCNFKEMHAYFLQKSEERKQMTKEEKQKIKEKNEEIQKEYGFCTIDGHKEKIGNFKIEPPGLFRGRGEHPKMGKLKKRVMPEDILINCSKDSKIPQPPAGHKWKEIRHDPNVTWLASWTENIQGQVKYVMLNPSSKLKGEKDWQKYETARKLAQSIDKIRAEYREDWKSKEMRIRQRAVALYFIDKLALRAGNEKDEDQADTVGCCSLRVEHISLHEQKDGREYVVVFDFLGKDSIRYYNEVPVEKRVFKNLQLFMENKSPSDDLFDRLNTTVMNKHLNELMEGLTAKVFRTYNASWTLQQQLDKLTNPDDSVTEKILSYNRANRAVAILCNHQRSVPKTHAKSMENLKTKIEAKKQAIADAELAVKDAKRNAKHGSVKEKEIYEKKKKALDKLKEQLTKLEVQATDKEENKEIALGTSKLNYLDPRISVAWCKKNNVPIEKIYNKTQRDKFRWAIDMAGPDYVF